Proteins encoded together in one Haloarcula rubripromontorii window:
- a CDS encoding helix-turn-helix domain-containing protein — protein sequence MSFIAEFEVASPIMRESAKAVPAMVFRTEDLHLGENAKFVFWASGNDFDQLESALVTDPTIKDYTLLTELSDRRLYRVTLTDKGKQAMTYPAATEYDIVFLDVAATHEESRIRARVPTREALKAYRDACEERGIPFHLDRLYREEPDDLTTRYGLMPAQREVLVRAHERGYFNDPRSITLEELAEEFDVTPSALGRRMRRAQDALIEHTLRSEN from the coding sequence ATGAGTTTCATCGCCGAGTTCGAGGTCGCTTCACCAATCATGCGCGAGAGCGCGAAGGCGGTCCCGGCCATGGTGTTCCGCACTGAGGACCTCCATCTTGGCGAGAATGCGAAGTTCGTCTTTTGGGCCTCCGGCAATGATTTTGACCAGCTTGAATCGGCACTCGTGACCGACCCCACCATCAAGGACTACACCCTGCTTACCGAACTCAGTGACCGGCGGTTGTACCGAGTGACACTCACCGACAAGGGGAAACAAGCGATGACCTATCCGGCAGCAACGGAGTACGATATCGTGTTTCTCGATGTTGCGGCGACACACGAAGAGTCCCGAATTCGTGCCCGGGTGCCGACACGCGAGGCACTGAAAGCGTATCGAGACGCGTGTGAGGAGCGAGGAATTCCTTTCCACCTTGACCGGCTCTATCGTGAAGAGCCCGACGACCTAACTACCCGCTACGGATTGATGCCGGCCCAACGAGAAGTGCTCGTGCGAGCGCACGAACGGGGCTACTTCAACGACCCACGTAGTATCACGCTCGAAGAGTTAGCCGAGGAGTTCGATGTTACCCCGTCTGCACTCGGGCGGCGGATGCGACGTGCGCAGGACGCGCTCATCGAGCACACACTTCGCTCAGAGAACTAA
- a CDS encoding HalOD1 output domain-containing protein, protein MSSRETAVEYAYNENQAPSEAVVAAVAAACNRDPLEMDPLYESIDPDALNAVFRSRPNTDSDPGDIHIEFRIDAGHVTVTAEHVRVHNTDDA, encoded by the coding sequence ATGAGTTCACGCGAGACCGCTGTCGAGTACGCGTACAATGAGAACCAAGCGCCGAGCGAAGCGGTCGTCGCCGCCGTTGCGGCCGCATGCAACCGTGACCCGCTGGAGATGGACCCACTCTACGAGTCCATCGATCCGGATGCGTTGAACGCTGTCTTCCGTTCCCGCCCCAACACTGATTCGGATCCCGGCGACATCCATATTGAATTCCGTATTGACGCCGGCCACGTTACAGTGACCGCAGAACACGTTCGCGTCCACAATACCGATGACGCGTGA